In a genomic window of Myxococcales bacterium:
- a CDS encoding PAS domain-containing protein, producing the protein MEPHPALTQFLGEFKRVATAIVDSYFIVDNERRIVDFNRAFFAMLPRQVARGLKGKRCYEVLELNICKTECIAQQCWADNRHVRLDEISGKVLGDPDAKELRFILSAVPITDEAGAPVGALEIQRNVTDEAVVQVKYQEMLETEARERERLANQIRVRTKELLETNQLLLKTQKDLLTYKKGLAV; encoded by the coding sequence ATGGAGCCGCACCCGGCGCTGACCCAGTTCCTCGGTGAGTTCAAGCGCGTCGCCACCGCGATCGTCGACTCGTACTTCATCGTCGACAACGAGCGTCGGATCGTCGACTTCAACCGCGCGTTCTTCGCGATGCTGCCGCGCCAGGTGGCGCGCGGCCTCAAGGGCAAGCGCTGCTACGAGGTGCTCGAGCTCAACATCTGCAAGACCGAGTGCATCGCGCAGCAGTGCTGGGCCGACAACCGCCACGTCCGCCTCGACGAGATCAGCGGCAAGGTCCTGGGCGACCCCGACGCCAAGGAGCTGCGCTTCATCCTGTCGGCGGTGCCGATCACCGACGAGGCCGGCGCGCCGGTCGGCGCGCTCGAGATCCAGCGCAACGTCACCGACGAGGCCGTGGTCCAGGTGAAGTACCAGGAGATGCTCGAGACCGAGGCCCGCGAGCGCGAGCGCCTCGCCAATCAGATCCGCGTGCGCACCAAGGAGCTGCTCGAGACCAACCAGCTCCTCCTCAAGACCCAGAAGGACCTCCTCACCTACAAGAAGGGCCTCGCCGTCTAG
- a CDS encoding polysaccharide biosynthesis/export family protein, with translation MVAWRSLRVVAVFVVLALVGGCAPTLPKYDYASEPDPRNAEWILGVGDQISINVWENPGLTTEATIRPDGNITMPLVGDLHAVGETPSSLKAMIRGRLTDFVKLGSGSEITVAVRGANSYRFTIVGEVTRPGVVQLGYYVTVVEAIAMAGGFTRFAGKNSIKLLRRDPKTGVTRTIPIAYDFLADGSHPEMNLVMMTGDALFVP, from the coding sequence ATGGTCGCGTGGCGCTCTCTCCGTGTCGTGGCGGTGTTCGTGGTCCTGGCCCTGGTCGGCGGCTGCGCCCCGACCTTGCCCAAGTACGACTACGCGTCCGAGCCAGATCCTCGCAACGCCGAGTGGATCCTCGGCGTCGGCGATCAGATCTCGATCAACGTGTGGGAGAACCCGGGGCTCACGACCGAGGCCACGATCCGGCCCGACGGCAACATCACGATGCCGCTGGTCGGTGACCTGCACGCCGTCGGCGAGACCCCGTCGAGCCTCAAGGCGATGATCCGGGGCCGCCTGACCGACTTCGTCAAGCTGGGCTCGGGCTCAGAGATCACCGTCGCGGTGCGCGGGGCCAACAGCTACCGCTTCACGATCGTCGGCGAGGTGACCCGGCCGGGCGTGGTCCAGCTGGGCTACTACGTGACCGTGGTCGAGGCCATCGCGATGGCGGGCGGCTTCACGCGCTTCGCGGGCAAGAACAGCATCAAGCTCCTGCGCCGCGACCCCAAGACCGGCGTGACCCGCACGATCCCGATCGCCTACGACTTCCTGGCCGACGGCAGCCACCCGGAGATGAACCTGGTGATGATGACCGGCGACGCGCTCTTCGTTCCTTAG
- a CDS encoding prepilin-type N-terminal cleavage/methylation domain-containing protein, producing the protein MTRTARRRGGFTLIELMVVVAIVSVLVLSAWVYLRPDPRPIDVADQLSGMVSEASRRAVASGPVRANVSDALGVSARTRVIIEAGDPVVISLERLEEDPSPTSTAAAWVEFRRVALARQVKLAGWTEPPTVSATAGPANTLASGASKEIYCEANGRCSGVMVYFESATGKYRARMVLLPLGGTPITFSSW; encoded by the coding sequence GTGACCCGGACCGCGCGGCGCCGAGGCGGCTTCACGCTGATCGAGCTGATGGTCGTGGTCGCGATCGTCAGCGTCCTGGTGCTCTCGGCGTGGGTGTACCTGCGGCCCGATCCGCGACCGATCGACGTCGCCGACCAGCTCTCGGGCATGGTGTCGGAGGCGTCGCGGCGCGCGGTCGCCAGCGGGCCGGTCCGGGCCAACGTGTCGGACGCGCTCGGGGTCTCGGCGCGTACGCGGGTGATCATCGAGGCCGGCGACCCGGTCGTGATCTCGCTCGAGCGGCTCGAGGAGGACCCGTCACCGACCTCGACCGCGGCGGCCTGGGTCGAGTTCCGCCGGGTCGCGCTGGCGCGGCAGGTGAAGCTGGCGGGCTGGACCGAGCCGCCGACCGTGTCGGCGACGGCGGGGCCGGCCAACACCCTGGCCTCGGGCGCGAGCAAGGAGATCTACTGCGAGGCCAACGGGCGCTGCAGCGGCGTCATGGTGTACTTCGAGTCGGCCACCGGCAAGTACCGGGCTCGGATGGTCCTGCTGCCCCTGGGCGGGACCCCGATCACGTTCAGCTCGTGGTGA
- a CDS encoding prepilin-type N-terminal cleavage/methylation domain-containing protein has product MSTAAGSLAQRGRGARSPQRGFTLIELMIALTISALLIAMILSIFVRMSTAFRTQQAVAELQRTLTAGQDVIQRDVRQAGFQMIDGFRVSGTPAVHAAVELRDNASGFGPDELHVFYADSSAQARAEATLDTVAADPFVTFAVDDRDRFAPDDVIVITNRSSTVLGTPPNQLVVIHTRACVGQILAITGTAPATITLRTDGDWGEPDNNQCDDVRLNHGTVTPRNTMVYRFVARGYRIDATRRSLGVLQQSPTGGLRANDWQDMGLGFTDLQVASRWYEGEDLTARATTDTPDLDTDADRDWYSGADQNTLTATTNTFTDARPLLTELRVTLVVRTRGKLQSVGTAKTPSLTDLARPDNNDLGNRGAVTLDGVPDSSRPEELRGDAIYRYATVGADLRNLAVAR; this is encoded by the coding sequence GTGAGCACGGCCGCCGGTTCGCTCGCCCAGCGGGGGCGGGGCGCGCGGTCGCCGCAGCGCGGCTTCACGCTGATCGAGCTGATGATCGCGCTGACGATCAGCGCGCTCCTGATCGCCATGATCCTGTCGATCTTCGTCCGCATGTCGACGGCGTTCCGCACCCAGCAGGCGGTGGCCGAGCTGCAGCGGACGTTGACCGCCGGCCAGGACGTGATCCAGCGCGACGTGCGCCAGGCCGGGTTCCAGATGATCGATGGCTTCCGCGTGTCCGGGACCCCGGCGGTCCACGCGGCGGTCGAGCTGCGCGACAACGCCAGCGGGTTCGGCCCCGACGAGCTCCACGTGTTCTACGCCGACTCCTCGGCCCAGGCCCGGGCGGAGGCCACCTTGGACACGGTGGCCGCCGATCCGTTCGTGACCTTCGCCGTCGACGACCGCGATCGCTTCGCGCCCGACGACGTCATCGTGATCACCAACCGCTCGTCCACGGTGCTGGGCACGCCGCCCAACCAGCTGGTCGTGATCCATACCCGCGCGTGCGTCGGCCAGATCCTGGCGATCACTGGGACGGCGCCGGCGACGATCACGCTGCGCACCGACGGCGACTGGGGCGAGCCCGACAACAACCAGTGCGACGACGTCCGCCTCAACCACGGCACCGTGACCCCGCGCAACACGATGGTCTACCGCTTCGTCGCGCGCGGCTACCGGATCGACGCGACCCGGCGGTCGCTCGGCGTGCTCCAGCAGTCACCGACCGGCGGGCTCCGGGCCAACGACTGGCAGGACATGGGCCTGGGCTTCACCGACCTGCAGGTGGCGTCGCGCTGGTACGAGGGCGAGGACCTGACGGCGCGGGCCACGACTGACACGCCCGACCTCGACACCGACGCGGACCGCGACTGGTACTCGGGCGCCGACCAGAACACGCTGACCGCGACCACGAACACGTTCACCGACGCCCGTCCGCTCCTGACCGAGCTGCGCGTCACCCTGGTGGTCCGCACCCGCGGCAAGCTCCAGTCGGTCGGCACCGCCAAGACCCCGTCCTTGACGGACCTGGCCCGACCCGACAACAACGACCTGGGCAACCGCGGCGCGGTGACCCTCGATGGCGTGCCCGACAGCAGCCGGCCCGAGGAGCTGCGCGGCGACGCGATCTACCGCTACGCGACGGTCGGCGCCGACCTGCGCAACCTGGCGGTGGCGCGGTGA
- a CDS encoding prepilin-type N-terminal cleavage/methylation domain-containing protein yields MSRAPRSRSRHQRGFTLIELLVTLAITVIGLTGLMSLHIATLKGNERTGDNGNAVAIAQQTLEDMRALTVPKLLAKFSTTTLPIDAALNTVAGPTGTTFRPRVQVEELTTVSPDLIKIRVEVAWSDDNANGAGTGSGSAAALDHSISLELIRTVGDGL; encoded by the coding sequence ATGTCCCGCGCCCCCCGCAGTCGCAGCCGACACCAGCGTGGCTTCACGCTGATCGAGCTGCTGGTCACGCTGGCGATCACCGTGATCGGGCTGACCGGGCTGATGTCGCTGCACATCGCCACGCTCAAGGGCAACGAGCGCACCGGCGACAACGGCAACGCGGTGGCGATCGCCCAGCAGACGCTCGAGGACATGCGCGCGCTGACGGTGCCCAAGCTGCTGGCCAAGTTCTCGACCACGACCCTGCCGATCGACGCCGCCCTCAACACGGTCGCGGGCCCTACCGGCACGACCTTCCGGCCGCGGGTCCAGGTCGAGGAGCTGACCACGGTCAGCCCCGACCTGATCAAGATCCGGGTCGAGGTGGCGTGGAGCGACGACAACGCCAACGGCGCCGGCACCGGCTCGGGCTCGGCCGCGGCGCTCGACCACTCGATCTCGCTCGAGCTGATCCGCACCGTCGGGGACGGCCTGTGA
- a CDS encoding VCBS repeat-containing protein produces the protein MRANPISRTVAAVAAVTLAVSPAYADVTNCPQTSPTTGWAGASLDTGTVKNGIVYDSTGARLQLQNGTGQFRSTSLGISDHSVFAAVGDFDHDGWADFAGAAETDSWLRIYRNRTFDNPAPDWNDVNAVRTPSFPTVRELIAPTSGGTAVRRRPVAVGDFNGDGWDDVFIAEHRSSSGLDFAPYSAKLFLNQASNDGSGNPRFNAAYDAMYNSTALTSLGMQPWGGSTVQVLDYNGDRKLDLLYGSGDSGGTLRVFLNNCTLATVANPPAPPAPLPCSTSPKFVYSSVLITSMGMGASGTARSPVFSYSDIDGDGFLDLVAGSPACCSTAGDRLRIWKGQSGGGLASTSQSVTFQGGATVVFLHDFSGDGKVDLVVGTDNFNYNANHGGDSFYWVNNGTATPFSDTPMQLTTHDDTTLIDYDVGFMFDYDHDPSGTMDLMIADGNHTGSFFIQANRVAASYVECGTAASGVVDLGALSSTEMVVTAARIHPTYSLNGGSIAFYLSNETPENWVLATACPDTSGDLCVSFPHPVGRDVRWKVEMCSNSFHTQTPILTNVSATFDYTAAREHFRAGVIVSDGVAYLGGFRQPGDRGHLFAVNAGLSQTYWDATDSIDGVSDSARKIYTSNTSGTSRLDFTTSNASNTSLIATMGAADGAQVATVVDWVRSARFGVGNDGINKSRVGAIENSTPAVLTKPGFPIWYVYAGAADKLRHQSFQTAQAARRNLILFGSKDGMIHAVQTMPTAMTTSPSGTEAWAFVPPKVASGMIADYTSSVSAGITQIGSYPDGSPTVADYRKADGNFATAVVMSSGAGGKSLMALDVTSTISASGTVTGPTPMWTVVPGEADAGQGFSKPAVARVLLNGVEKFIAVAATGIGYDNPTAPFTKGRIVSAYDMATGRLLWKFQAKCAITSDIATFETDDDLEQGAPTFNGYADRAVFADACGYVYKVEPGRDLDGAWNDNTGLGAIAVDGATTTQPDGSLVTTPQYALFSSKLTSGALAAESPIAGTLAVRSDSTTRVVLFFGTGGLESHAVTEANEFYGIYADTGEIRSKMTGACAGSMCEKFYGGAVVTTQQVIFTRTTDPAVGTSTCDTGSTKVAAVSLEAGSGDAFAVDFTQDIASAVMGALYGDAGALYFATLAGDVSRIGTPRSADAGGDSASTTISPFGQGNESATVGTVGTNTPLTLLGWRQVY, from the coding sequence ATGCGCGCCAACCCGATCTCTCGGACGGTCGCCGCGGTCGCCGCGGTGACGCTCGCGGTCAGCCCTGCGTACGCGGACGTGACCAACTGCCCGCAGACCTCGCCGACCACCGGCTGGGCGGGCGCGTCGCTCGACACCGGCACGGTCAAGAACGGCATCGTCTACGACAGCACCGGCGCCCGCCTGCAGCTGCAGAACGGCACCGGTCAGTTCCGGTCGACCTCGCTCGGCATCAGCGATCACTCGGTCTTCGCCGCCGTCGGCGACTTCGACCACGACGGCTGGGCCGACTTCGCCGGGGCGGCCGAGACCGACTCGTGGCTGCGCATCTACCGCAACCGGACCTTCGACAACCCCGCGCCTGACTGGAACGACGTCAACGCGGTGCGCACGCCCTCGTTCCCGACCGTGCGGGAGCTGATCGCGCCGACCTCCGGCGGCACCGCGGTCCGCCGTCGGCCGGTCGCGGTCGGCGACTTCAACGGCGACGGCTGGGACGACGTCTTCATCGCCGAGCACCGCAGCTCGTCGGGCCTCGACTTCGCGCCCTACAGCGCCAAGCTGTTCCTCAACCAGGCCTCGAACGACGGCTCGGGCAACCCGCGCTTCAACGCCGCCTACGACGCGATGTACAACTCGACCGCGCTGACCTCGCTCGGCATGCAGCCGTGGGGCGGCAGCACCGTCCAGGTCCTCGACTACAACGGCGATCGCAAGCTCGACCTGCTCTACGGCTCGGGCGACAGCGGCGGCACGCTCCGGGTGTTCCTCAACAACTGCACGCTGGCCACGGTCGCGAACCCGCCGGCGCCGCCGGCGCCGCTGCCGTGCTCGACCTCGCCCAAGTTCGTGTACTCCTCGGTGCTGATCACCAGCATGGGCATGGGCGCCTCGGGCACCGCCCGGTCCCCGGTGTTCTCCTACAGCGACATCGACGGCGACGGCTTCCTCGACCTCGTGGCGGGGTCGCCGGCCTGCTGCAGCACCGCGGGCGATCGCCTGCGGATCTGGAAGGGCCAGTCCGGCGGCGGCCTGGCGTCGACCTCGCAGTCGGTCACGTTCCAGGGCGGCGCCACGGTCGTGTTCCTCCACGACTTCTCCGGCGACGGCAAGGTCGATCTGGTCGTCGGCACCGACAACTTCAACTACAACGCCAACCACGGCGGCGACTCGTTCTACTGGGTCAACAACGGCACGGCGACGCCGTTCTCCGACACGCCGATGCAGCTCACGACCCACGACGACACGACGCTGATCGACTACGACGTCGGCTTCATGTTCGACTACGACCACGATCCGTCGGGCACGATGGACCTGATGATCGCCGACGGTAACCACACCGGCAGCTTCTTCATCCAGGCCAACCGCGTCGCCGCCAGCTACGTCGAGTGCGGCACCGCGGCCTCGGGCGTGGTCGACCTCGGCGCGCTGTCGTCGACTGAGATGGTCGTCACCGCCGCCCGCATCCACCCGACCTACTCGCTCAACGGCGGCTCGATCGCCTTCTACCTGTCCAACGAGACCCCGGAGAACTGGGTGCTGGCGACCGCCTGCCCGGACACGTCGGGCGACCTGTGCGTGAGCTTCCCGCACCCGGTCGGGCGCGACGTGCGGTGGAAGGTCGAGATGTGCTCGAACTCGTTCCACACGCAGACGCCGATCTTGACCAACGTCTCGGCGACGTTCGACTACACCGCGGCCCGCGAGCACTTCCGCGCCGGCGTGATCGTCAGCGACGGCGTCGCCTACCTGGGCGGCTTCCGCCAGCCCGGCGATCGCGGCCACCTGTTCGCGGTCAACGCCGGCCTGTCGCAGACCTACTGGGACGCGACCGACTCGATCGACGGCGTGTCCGACTCGGCGCGCAAGATCTACACGAGCAACACCAGCGGCACGTCGCGCCTCGACTTCACGACCAGCAACGCGTCGAACACCTCGCTGATCGCGACGATGGGCGCGGCCGACGGGGCGCAGGTCGCCACCGTGGTCGACTGGGTCCGGAGCGCGCGGTTCGGCGTCGGCAACGACGGCATCAACAAGAGCCGGGTCGGCGCCATCGAGAACTCGACCCCGGCGGTCCTGACCAAGCCCGGCTTCCCGATCTGGTACGTCTACGCCGGCGCCGCCGACAAGCTGCGCCACCAGAGCTTCCAGACCGCCCAGGCCGCCCGCCGCAACCTGATCCTGTTCGGCTCGAAGGACGGCATGATCCACGCCGTCCAGACCATGCCGACCGCGATGACCACGTCGCCGAGCGGCACCGAGGCCTGGGCGTTCGTCCCGCCCAAGGTCGCGTCGGGGATGATCGCCGACTACACCAGCAGCGTCAGCGCCGGGATCACGCAGATCGGCTCGTACCCCGACGGCTCGCCGACGGTCGCCGACTACCGCAAGGCCGACGGCAACTTCGCCACCGCCGTGGTCATGTCGAGCGGCGCCGGCGGCAAGAGCCTGATGGCGCTCGACGTCACCAGCACGATCAGCGCGAGCGGCACGGTCACCGGGCCGACCCCGATGTGGACGGTCGTGCCGGGCGAGGCCGACGCCGGCCAGGGCTTCTCGAAGCCGGCGGTCGCGCGCGTGCTGCTCAACGGCGTCGAGAAGTTCATCGCGGTCGCCGCCACCGGCATCGGCTACGACAACCCGACCGCGCCGTTCACCAAGGGCCGCATCGTCAGCGCCTACGACATGGCCACGGGGCGGCTGCTGTGGAAGTTCCAGGCGAAGTGCGCGATCACCAGCGACATCGCCACGTTCGAGACCGACGACGACCTCGAGCAGGGCGCGCCGACGTTCAACGGCTACGCCGATCGCGCGGTCTTCGCTGACGCCTGCGGCTACGTCTACAAGGTCGAGCCGGGGCGCGATCTCGACGGCGCCTGGAACGACAACACCGGCCTCGGCGCGATCGCGGTCGACGGCGCCACCACGACCCAGCCCGACGGCAGCCTGGTCACGACGCCGCAGTACGCGTTGTTCTCGTCGAAGCTCACCTCGGGCGCGCTCGCCGCCGAGAGCCCGATCGCGGGCACGCTGGCGGTCCGGTCGGACTCGACGACCCGGGTCGTCCTGTTCTTCGGCACCGGCGGGCTCGAGAGCCACGCGGTGACCGAGGCCAACGAGTTCTACGGGATCTACGCCGACACCGGTGAGATCCGCTCGAAGATGACCGGCGCCTGCGCCGGCAGCATGTGCGAGAAGTTCTACGGCGGCGCGGTGGTGACCACCCAGCAGGTGATCTTCACCCGCACCACCGACCCGGCGGTCGGGACGTCGACCTGTGACACCGGCTCCACCAAGGTGGCGGCGGTGTCGCTCGAGGCCGGCTCCGGCGACGCGTTCGCGGTCGACTTCACCCAGGACATCGCGTCGGCGGTCATGGGCGCGCTCTACGGCGACGCCGGGGCCCTGTACTTCGCGACCCTGGCCGGCGACGTGTCGCGCATCGGCACGCCGCGCTCGGCCGACGCCGGCGGTGACTCGGCCTCGACGACGATCAGCCCGTTCGGGCAGGGCAACGAGTCGGCCACGGTCGGCACCGTCGGCACCAACACCCCGCTGACGCTCCTGGGCTGGCGTCAGGTCTACTAG